From the genome of Virgibacillus proomii, one region includes:
- a CDS encoding NAD-dependent formate dehydrogenase yields MKILALFPETTSATQLLSKEKSLGLRDFLKNTDHELTIITNDKEVDDHIEGADVVISSPFLPAYITKERADKAKSLKLAITAGIGSDHVDLDAAIDKGITVAEIPGSNNVSVAEQNVMETLLLLRNYEEGHRQAEEGEWDLPKVGAEAHDMIGKTVGIFGFGRIGQLTAARLKPFEVKLQYHDPYRKKELEDQMGIKYVDFDTLVQTSDIIIIQSPLTKDTKNRFDKNVISKMKDNAVLVNCARGGIVERDAITEAVKSGKIRYGGDVWYPQPAPNDHPWRSLKQTGLTVHYSGMTVEAQKRIQKGVQEILTSFINKKPIKESYLIVDNHKVTNQSYLTQK; encoded by the coding sequence ATGAAGATCCTTGCACTTTTTCCAGAAACAACAAGTGCTACACAATTATTATCTAAGGAAAAGTCACTAGGACTGAGAGACTTTTTAAAAAATACAGATCATGAATTAACAATCATTACAAATGATAAGGAAGTAGATGATCATATTGAGGGGGCTGATGTAGTTATTTCCTCTCCTTTCTTACCAGCTTATATTACCAAAGAAAGGGCAGATAAAGCGAAAAGTTTAAAATTAGCAATTACAGCTGGAATTGGGTCTGATCATGTAGATCTTGATGCAGCGATCGATAAAGGAATCACTGTAGCCGAAATACCTGGCAGTAATAATGTTAGTGTCGCTGAACAAAATGTAATGGAAACATTATTATTGCTAAGAAATTATGAGGAAGGACACAGACAAGCTGAGGAAGGGGAATGGGATTTACCTAAAGTAGGTGCAGAAGCACATGATATGATTGGCAAGACGGTCGGTATTTTCGGATTTGGTCGTATTGGTCAATTAACAGCTGCACGTTTGAAGCCGTTTGAAGTAAAATTACAATACCATGATCCATATCGAAAAAAAGAATTGGAAGATCAAATGGGAATTAAATATGTAGACTTTGATACATTGGTACAAACATCTGACATCATCATTATTCAGTCACCGTTAACCAAAGATACAAAAAATAGATTTGATAAGAATGTTATCAGTAAGATGAAAGACAATGCTGTCCTTGTCAATTGTGCAAGAGGTGGCATTGTGGAGCGAGATGCAATCACAGAAGCAGTTAAAAGTGGCAAGATTCGCTATGGTGGCGATGTTTGGTACCCACAACCAGCACCTAATGATCACCCTTGGCGCTCTCTCAAACAAACAGGGCTTACGGTGCATTATTCCGGCATGACTGTAGAGGCACAGAAGAGAATTCAAAAAGGTGTGCAAGAAATCCTAACAAGCTTTATAAATAAAAAGCCGATTAAAGAGTCCTATTTGATTGTGGATAATCATAAAGTTACAAATCAAAGTTATCTAACACAAAAATAA
- a CDS encoding TM2 domain-containing protein, which yields MELTNEERVLVNSELNRKGKSLLLAYVLLIFLGSLGIHRFYLDRKGSAIAQLLLSVIGWITVFIIIGFIPLAIVYIWLFVDLFLIPGMVNRENEIIEKEIIQSLR from the coding sequence TTGGAATTAACGAATGAAGAAAGGGTGCTGGTGAATTCTGAACTAAATCGAAAAGGAAAAAGCTTGCTTTTAGCATATGTATTGCTTATCTTTTTAGGTTCGTTAGGTATTCACCGATTTTATCTCGACAGAAAGGGATCTGCTATTGCACAGTTGTTATTAAGCGTTATCGGATGGATAACTGTTTTTATAATTATTGGATTTATACCTCTTGCAATAGTCTATATTTGGTTATTTGTTGACTTATTTTTAATACCTGGGATGGTTAATCGTGAAAATGAAATCATTGAAAAAGAAATTATTCAGAGTTTACGTTAA
- a CDS encoding winged helix-turn-helix transcriptional regulator yields the protein MHHTLREEIQLKLQNGEYHCEKELTLSIISGKWKVVILWHLGVEGPHRFNSLQRLFENISHKTLSNQLKELIEDGIVSRKVYPESPPKVEYSMTKLGYTLLPIIEMMYDWGKKRIQQLKEEGIID from the coding sequence ATGCATCATACGTTGCGTGAAGAAATACAGCTGAAGTTGCAAAATGGGGAATATCATTGTGAAAAAGAACTAACTTTATCTATTATAAGTGGTAAATGGAAAGTAGTCATTTTATGGCATTTAGGTGTCGAAGGCCCACACCGTTTTAACAGTTTGCAACGTTTATTTGAAAATATTTCTCATAAGACACTCTCCAACCAGTTAAAAGAGCTAATAGAAGATGGGATTGTCAGCCGTAAAGTATATCCGGAGTCTCCGCCTAAAGTAGAATATTCTATGACAAAATTGGGCTATACTTTATTGCCTATTATTGAAATGATGTACGACTGGGGGAAAAAACGCATCCAACAATTAAAGGAAGAAGGGATCATTGATTAG
- a CDS encoding type 1 glutamine amidotransferase domain-containing protein, producing the protein MGKKIAVLVTNMVEEIELTDPVKHFKEANHSVDLIEQEAGKQITGKNGGTFTIDKGIDEIKTEDYDALLVPGGFSPDLLRIDERNAAFARKFIEAKKPVFAICHGPQFLIDTDLLKGVNVTGFTSIRKDLINAGANFKDEEVVVDQNIVTSRTPDDLPAFNREALKLLNDKL; encoded by the coding sequence ATGGGTAAAAAAATTGCTGTACTTGTTACAAACATGGTTGAGGAAATCGAATTAACTGATCCAGTTAAACATTTTAAAGAAGCGAATCACTCCGTAGACCTAATTGAACAAGAAGCAGGAAAACAAATTACTGGTAAAAATGGCGGAACATTTACGATTGATAAAGGAATAGATGAAATAAAAACGGAAGATTACGATGCACTCCTTGTACCAGGCGGCTTTTCCCCTGACTTATTGCGAATTGATGAACGAAATGCTGCATTTGCGCGTAAATTTATCGAAGCTAAAAAACCTGTTTTTGCAATATGTCACGGACCTCAATTCCTTATCGATACAGATTTATTAAAAGGCGTTAATGTTACTGGATTTACTTCTATACGAAAAGACTTGATCAATGCTGGAGCTAATTTTAAAGATGAGGAAGTAGTGGTTGATCAAAATATCGTAACCAGTCGTACCCCTGATGATCTTCCAGCTTTTAACCGGGAGGCATTGAAACTTCTAAACGATAAACTTTAA
- a CDS encoding AraC family transcriptional regulator: MDLLDFLFFSKRAKNQFIPNHIHNCYELVYYYTSGITEIASVEYSFHENTFALISPNVEHNEIHYSNADVLFIGFHSDSEEIVNLNGVFQDSSDWTIKRTLQKMKDEFMQRQDRFPEMLNLLVGELIIHLQRLIGPTKSHNQIEERILYVRNYMDEYFRQKLSVETLASIAGYSYDRFRHLFKEKFGIAPLQYLYLKRINYAKECLIKDPSMLVSEIALEAGFVNDSQFCNVFKRETGLTPTLFRKNYLK, translated from the coding sequence ATGGATTTATTGGATTTTCTATTTTTCTCCAAACGTGCAAAAAATCAATTTATTCCTAATCATATACATAATTGTTATGAGTTGGTTTATTATTATACAAGTGGGATAACAGAGATAGCTTCAGTTGAATATTCATTTCATGAGAATACATTTGCTCTCATTTCTCCAAACGTGGAGCATAATGAGATTCATTATTCAAATGCGGATGTATTATTTATTGGTTTTCATAGTGATAGTGAAGAAATTGTCAACTTAAATGGTGTATTTCAAGATAGCAGTGATTGGACAATAAAGCGTACTTTACAAAAAATGAAAGATGAGTTTATGCAGCGACAGGATCGTTTTCCTGAAATGCTTAATCTGTTAGTGGGAGAGCTTATCATTCATTTGCAACGATTAATTGGTCCTACTAAATCTCATAATCAAATAGAAGAGAGAATACTGTATGTACGTAATTATATGGATGAATATTTTCGACAAAAGCTATCCGTTGAAACTTTAGCAAGTATTGCTGGTTATAGTTATGATCGGTTTCGTCATTTATTTAAGGAAAAGTTTGGAATTGCTCCTCTACAGTATCTTTATTTAAAACGAATAAACTATGCAAAAGAATGTTTAATCAAGGATCCGTCCATGCTTGTTTCAGAAATTGCTTTAGAAGCAGGGTTTGTTAACGATTCGCAATTTTGCAATGTCTTCAAAAGGGAAACTGGTTTAACACCTACCTTATTTAGAAAAAATTATTTGAAATGA
- a CDS encoding LacI family DNA-binding transcriptional regulator — MVTIKDIAEMASVSRSTVSRVLNNSGYVSDDARKRVEEVIEKTGYVPSRYAKSLRTKKTKVIGVILPTIQTETPSRVVTGLGKELSKHGYQILLANTNHNKEKELEYLDLLMRQVDGIVLIATNTKPELMQKINEISLPIVLIGQEAEGVMCVTYDDYHVARELTAFLIEKGHKRIGFIGVDESDRAVGYLRKKGFFDEMMAHHLAIEEAWIQKAVFDIDSGYTAMENMIKCCSKRPTAIVAVTDRLAIGAISYLKQQGFNVPKDMAFIGIGASELSQYVDPSLTTVDYKNEKAGEEAARQILARIRSEKYQEKIVLDYRLIIRDSV, encoded by the coding sequence TTGGTGACGATAAAAGATATTGCTGAAATGGCAAGTGTTTCGAGATCCACTGTTTCCAGAGTTTTGAATAATTCTGGTTATGTAAGTGATGACGCGCGAAAGCGTGTTGAGGAAGTCATTGAAAAAACAGGTTATGTGCCGAGTAGATATGCAAAATCTTTAAGGACAAAAAAGACGAAAGTAATTGGAGTGATTCTCCCTACTATTCAGACAGAAACGCCTAGCAGGGTGGTTACAGGTTTAGGAAAAGAATTATCTAAACATGGGTACCAGATTCTACTTGCAAACACGAACCACAACAAAGAAAAGGAATTGGAGTACTTAGATTTGCTTATGCGCCAGGTGGATGGAATTGTATTGATTGCAACGAATACAAAACCAGAACTTATGCAAAAAATCAATGAGATCAGTCTGCCGATTGTCCTCATTGGTCAGGAAGCAGAAGGAGTTATGTGCGTTACGTATGATGATTATCATGTAGCTAGAGAATTAACCGCTTTCTTAATAGAAAAAGGACATAAACGGATCGGTTTTATTGGCGTTGACGAATCCGATCGGGCCGTTGGTTACTTGCGTAAAAAAGGATTTTTTGATGAAATGATGGCACATCATTTAGCAATTGAAGAAGCTTGGATTCAGAAAGCGGTCTTTGATATTGATTCAGGTTACACGGCGATGGAAAATATGATAAAATGTTGTTCCAAACGACCAACCGCTATTGTTGCTGTTACGGATAGATTGGCAATAGGCGCTATCAGCTATTTAAAGCAGCAAGGATTTAACGTACCAAAAGATATGGCGTTTATTGGAATTGGCGCTTCCGAATTATCCCAGTATGTTGATCCCTCGTTAACGACAGTTGACTACAAAAATGAAAAAGCAGGTGAAGAAGCAGCGAGGCAGATTTTAGCTCGGATTCGTTCAGAAAAATATCAAGAAAAAATTGTACTAGACTATAGACTTATTATTCGTGATAGTGTATGA
- a CDS encoding sucrose-specific PTS transporter subunit IIBC produces the protein MSENRNIAQELIEAIGGLENIASVAHCATRLRLIIIDEKKIDKERVEKINKVKGAFFHSGQFQVIFGTGTVNQIYEEVEKFDVNSISKQEQVKEAAKKGNKFQRAIRTFGDVFVPIIPVLVATGLFMGLRGLIMQEELLAFFGLSPADISENLILFTQILTDTAFIFLPALVAWSTFRVFGGTPVIGIVLGLMLVSPSLPNAWGVATGAEPLMFFGFIPVVGYQGSVLPAFIAGIIGAKLERVIRKRVPEALDLILTPFLTLLIMIAASLFVIGPVFHLIEGYILDGTLYILSLPFGLAGLFIGFFNQIIVITGVHHIFNLLEIKLLESIGGNPFNAIITSSVAAQGGAALAVGLKTKSKKLKALAFPSSLSAFLGITEPAIFGINLRYVKPFVMGLIGGGAGGFVAALIGLKGTGMAVTVIPGTLLYLNGQVLLYLFVNLIAIGVAFVLTWLFGFSDKQLNQD, from the coding sequence ATGTCAGAAAACAGGAACATAGCTCAAGAACTGATTGAAGCGATTGGCGGATTAGAGAATATCGCTTCTGTAGCTCACTGTGCGACAAGGTTACGTTTGATCATTATTGATGAGAAAAAGATTGATAAAGAACGTGTAGAAAAGATTAATAAAGTAAAGGGAGCGTTCTTCCACTCAGGACAATTTCAAGTTATTTTTGGTACTGGTACAGTAAATCAAATCTATGAAGAAGTAGAGAAATTCGATGTAAACAGCATATCTAAACAAGAACAAGTAAAAGAAGCGGCGAAAAAGGGGAATAAATTCCAACGTGCTATCCGTACATTTGGGGATGTTTTTGTTCCGATTATTCCAGTGCTTGTAGCTACTGGTTTGTTTATGGGGCTTCGTGGATTAATCATGCAGGAGGAGTTGTTGGCATTTTTCGGTTTGTCGCCAGCTGATATTTCGGAAAACCTCATTCTATTTACGCAAATTCTGACGGATACAGCATTTATCTTTTTACCTGCATTGGTTGCTTGGTCTACGTTTCGTGTGTTTGGTGGCACACCGGTCATTGGAATAGTTCTCGGCCTAATGCTAGTTAGCCCATCTTTACCGAATGCATGGGGAGTTGCAACAGGTGCAGAACCATTGATGTTCTTTGGGTTTATTCCGGTTGTTGGCTATCAGGGATCTGTACTGCCGGCATTTATCGCTGGAATAATTGGTGCTAAATTGGAACGAGTAATTCGTAAACGAGTACCTGAGGCACTTGACTTAATTCTTACGCCTTTCTTAACTTTGTTAATTATGATTGCTGCATCATTATTTGTGATTGGACCTGTTTTTCATTTAATTGAAGGTTATATTTTGGATGGTACACTTTATATTTTGAGTTTACCATTTGGTTTAGCTGGATTATTCATTGGTTTCTTTAATCAAATCATTGTAATAACTGGTGTTCACCATATTTTTAATCTATTAGAAATAAAGCTGCTTGAAAGTATTGGCGGTAATCCTTTTAACGCTATTATTACCTCCTCTGTTGCGGCTCAGGGTGGAGCGGCACTTGCAGTTGGGCTAAAAACAAAATCAAAAAAGCTAAAGGCACTAGCTTTTCCTTCATCATTGTCAGCATTTTTAGGTATTACGGAACCGGCAATCTTTGGGATTAATTTACGTTATGTAAAACCATTTGTAATGGGATTAATTGGTGGTGGCGCTGGTGGATTCGTTGCTGCGTTAATAGGTTTAAAAGGGACGGGAATGGCTGTTACGGTGATTCCTGGTACGCTGCTATATTTAAACGGACAAGTTCTTTTATATCTATTCGTTAATTTAATTGCGATTGGTGTTGCCTTTGTGCTTACATGGCTCTTTGGCTTTTCAGATAAACAATTGAATCAGGATTAA
- a CDS encoding glycoside hydrolase family 32 protein — translation MNSRIEKDIAYKQIEDNKQKVASDPYRLHYHIMPPVGLLNDPNGFVFFKGQYHIFYQWNPFATNHGPKFWGHSVSEDLVHWREAPIALAPDKWYDKNGCYSGSAIVFEDKIYVFYTGNVIDDEGNRNSYQCMAVSIDGVHFEKKGPVIHVPDGYTAHFRDPKVFFNNGKWFMVLGAQTEKETGEAVLYTSSDLKTWIFKGTLLGAESNGGEDFGYMWECPDIFRLGDKDILLVCPQGIPARGFQYQNIFQSGYFAGQIDYDNVSFLHDSFVELDRGFDFYAPQTTVDKKGRRLLFGWLGNAEVGESKHPTVKYNWIHALTIPRYLEWKDGKLWQCPVEELEKLYEDETYYDNVVIDNKKPITLPYVYGNVFAMKLGIKNWQASKLIVQIGESNLIYDQTSQVFTFQRKTFTAPHALESRHCVLKNLKEMLIFKDTSSMEIFLNDGEEVFSSRIFDDLEAKDVIFKVEGSVTINIKKWNVKKITKY, via the coding sequence ATGAATAGTAGGATAGAAAAAGATATAGCATATAAACAAATAGAGGATAATAAACAAAAAGTAGCAAGTGATCCTTATCGACTGCATTATCATATTATGCCACCGGTAGGATTGTTAAATGACCCGAATGGGTTTGTGTTTTTTAAAGGACAGTATCATATTTTTTATCAGTGGAATCCTTTTGCAACGAATCATGGTCCGAAGTTTTGGGGACATTCTGTTTCTGAGGATCTCGTTCATTGGAGAGAAGCACCCATCGCACTTGCACCTGATAAGTGGTATGACAAAAATGGATGTTATTCCGGAAGCGCTATTGTTTTTGAGGATAAAATATACGTTTTTTATACAGGAAATGTAATCGATGATGAGGGGAATCGTAATTCTTATCAATGTATGGCCGTATCAATTGATGGGGTTCACTTTGAAAAAAAGGGTCCTGTCATTCATGTTCCTGATGGTTACACGGCGCATTTCCGTGATCCGAAGGTGTTTTTTAACAACGGAAAATGGTTTATGGTGCTTGGGGCGCAAACAGAAAAAGAAACAGGCGAGGCTGTCCTATACACTTCTTCTGATTTAAAAACATGGATTTTTAAAGGAACTTTATTAGGTGCCGAGTCTAATGGGGGAGAAGATTTTGGTTATATGTGGGAGTGTCCGGATATTTTTCGCTTAGGTGATAAGGATATTTTACTAGTTTGTCCTCAAGGAATTCCTGCTAGAGGATTTCAATACCAAAATATTTTTCAATCTGGTTATTTTGCCGGTCAAATTGACTATGATAATGTATCTTTTCTCCATGATTCCTTTGTTGAATTGGATAGAGGGTTTGATTTCTATGCACCACAAACGACAGTTGATAAAAAAGGAAGAAGATTATTGTTTGGCTGGTTAGGAAACGCAGAAGTAGGTGAATCAAAACATCCTACTGTCAAATACAACTGGATACACGCTTTAACGATCCCCCGCTATTTAGAATGGAAAGATGGGAAGTTATGGCAATGTCCGGTCGAAGAACTTGAAAAATTATATGAAGATGAAACTTACTATGATAATGTAGTGATAGACAATAAAAAGCCTATTACGTTACCTTATGTTTATGGGAATGTGTTTGCAATGAAGCTAGGGATAAAGAATTGGCAAGCAAGCAAGTTGATCGTACAAATTGGAGAATCTAATCTCATCTATGATCAAACATCCCAAGTGTTTACTTTTCAGAGAAAAACTTTTACTGCTCCACATGCATTAGAGAGCAGGCATTGTGTTTTGAAAAATTTAAAGGAGATGCTCATTTTTAAAGATACATCCTCCATGGAAATTTTTCTTAATGATGGGGAAGAAGTATTTTCTTCACGGATTTTTGATGATTTGGAAGCGAAGGATGTTATTTTTAAAGTTGAAGGTAGTGTTACGATTAATATAAAGAAATGGAATGTGAAAAAGATAACAAAATATTGA
- a CDS encoding ROK family protein — MLIGAIEAGGTKFVCAVGDKNGKIIDKISLPTVDPDDTLKAVKNYFANYAIEALGVGMFGPIDLDKKSSTYGSVLHTPKINWRNYPLLDKLQHDFSVPVYLDTDVNTACLGEYNYGAGKHADSCLYITVGTGIGAGFVLRGDVFQGKNHPEMGHILLRKHQDDPFTGSCPSHGSCLEGLASGTAMEKRYGMKANLLVDKEQVWEIEAYYLAQAIMNYYLILSPEKIIIGGGVMKQVKLYSMIRKYFLELLNGYLEVKQVDDLIVAPTLNDEQGVKGAIALTLK; from the coding sequence ATGTTAATTGGGGCAATTGAAGCAGGCGGTACGAAGTTTGTATGTGCAGTTGGTGATAAAAACGGGAAGATAATCGATAAGATCAGCCTTCCGACAGTTGACCCAGATGATACATTAAAAGCAGTGAAAAACTATTTTGCCAACTATGCAATTGAAGCTCTTGGTGTAGGTATGTTTGGGCCGATTGATTTAGATAAAAAAAGTTCCACATATGGTTCAGTTTTACATACACCAAAAATAAATTGGCGTAACTATCCGTTGCTTGATAAGCTTCAACATGATTTTTCAGTACCCGTATACTTAGATACCGATGTAAACACGGCTTGTCTTGGGGAGTACAACTACGGTGCCGGTAAGCATGCGGATAGTTGTTTGTATATTACAGTAGGGACTGGAATCGGTGCAGGATTTGTCTTACGTGGGGATGTATTTCAAGGAAAGAATCATCCGGAAATGGGTCATATTTTACTTCGAAAACATCAGGATGATCCATTTACAGGTAGTTGTCCAAGTCATGGTTCGTGCTTAGAAGGCCTTGCTTCCGGTACGGCGATGGAGAAACGTTACGGTATGAAGGCAAATTTGCTGGTAGATAAAGAGCAAGTTTGGGAAATCGAAGCTTACTATTTAGCACAAGCAATCATGAATTATTATCTTATTTTGTCCCCGGAGAAAATTATCATTGGTGGGGGAGTAATGAAGCAGGTAAAACTTTATTCGATGATTCGCAAGTATTTTTTGGAGTTGCTGAATGGTTATTTAGAAGTGAAACAGGTGGATGATCTAATCGTTGCTCCAACATTGAACGATGAGCAAGGTGTAAAAGGGGCTATTGCATTAACGCTAAAGTAA
- a CDS encoding PucR family transcriptional regulator, protein MKIQDALLIGGLARGKVIAGEKGISRDITAIEVMEVPEVMSWVTPGVLVVTTFYSIKDLPNRQVEIVQALIHQKAAGIVIKLGRFITSIPIEIIHLADKHNFPIVTIPKDVTYISVLTPLYEKLYLEKQQKTVELQHPLYEIEQTSFSSLPEALNRIAEIVNSPVYIEDLDGRLLYAAALFHADGWRRSTSLFSKPYYSDYIKEVTRWENDVLTNKYAVFYKTGLRRKILLPLIWKNSLFAILHISYTDKELFQGVSPNHLNNVANKLSQLFISDQLYLQKNRQDDLEAIEQFLLHLDDINATKTAIIVNFYGNWLKLTNYPKHQVIDYSSLIRKELYGLVNQLTTCENFIFEKYNKFYLFLYCKEKTYGQIVAQWNEIIERFNGEDSWNFTRVAISPSIKTPTSFEEHVHTVTKTMEIGLKIKPEHTVYTHDKLGIYEILLQLTSDLFARRYTQNVLFPLLQEDNDLMETLQMYLNENGNVSKASEKLFIHRRTLNYRIQKIEQLLNMDLNDADNRFILKFCLMIKDLI, encoded by the coding sequence ATGAAAATACAGGATGCATTGTTGATTGGTGGGTTAGCAAGAGGAAAAGTTATCGCTGGAGAAAAAGGTATATCTCGTGATATCACAGCTATTGAGGTGATGGAAGTACCTGAGGTAATGAGTTGGGTAACGCCTGGGGTTTTAGTTGTTACAACCTTTTATTCGATTAAAGATTTGCCAAACAGGCAAGTTGAGATTGTCCAAGCTTTAATTCACCAAAAAGCTGCTGGAATCGTCATCAAACTAGGACGCTTTATTACTTCTATCCCAATTGAAATCATTCATTTAGCAGATAAGCATAATTTTCCAATTGTAACCATTCCAAAGGATGTCACTTATATTAGTGTTTTAACACCCCTATATGAAAAACTTTATTTGGAAAAACAGCAAAAAACAGTAGAATTGCAGCATCCATTGTATGAAATTGAACAAACCAGTTTTTCCTCTTTACCAGAAGCATTGAATCGAATAGCTGAAATTGTTAATTCCCCTGTATATATTGAAGATTTAGACGGTCGTTTGTTATATGCGGCTGCTTTATTTCATGCTGATGGCTGGCGGAGATCCACTTCGCTGTTTTCGAAGCCCTACTATTCTGATTATATCAAAGAAGTTACTAGATGGGAAAATGACGTCTTAACGAATAAATATGCAGTATTCTATAAAACGGGGTTGCGCAGAAAGATTCTTCTACCTCTCATATGGAAAAATAGTTTGTTTGCTATTTTGCATATTTCCTATACGGACAAAGAATTGTTTCAAGGTGTTTCCCCAAATCATTTAAACAATGTGGCGAATAAATTAAGTCAGCTCTTTATCAGTGACCAACTATATTTACAAAAAAATCGACAGGATGATTTAGAGGCAATCGAACAATTTTTATTGCATCTGGACGATATCAATGCAACGAAGACGGCAATAATTGTTAATTTTTATGGGAATTGGTTGAAACTAACGAATTATCCAAAGCACCAAGTTATTGATTACTCTAGCTTAATTAGAAAAGAACTCTATGGGCTCGTCAATCAGCTAACAACTTGCGAAAACTTTATTTTTGAGAAGTATAATAAGTTTTATTTGTTCTTGTATTGTAAAGAAAAAACATATGGTCAAATTGTAGCTCAATGGAATGAAATTATTGAACGATTTAATGGAGAAGACAGCTGGAATTTTACTCGCGTTGCCATTAGCCCATCGATTAAAACTCCAACCAGCTTTGAGGAGCACGTGCATACAGTAACTAAAACAATGGAGATCGGTTTAAAAATAAAGCCGGAACATACGGTTTATACACATGATAAACTAGGCATTTACGAAATTCTTCTCCAACTGACTTCTGATCTGTTTGCTCGTAGATATACACAAAATGTTTTATTTCCATTGCTTCAAGAAGACAACGATTTGATGGAAACACTACAAATGTATTTGAATGAAAATGGTAATGTGTCAAAGGCTTCAGAAAAATTATTTATTCATCGCCGTACACTAAATTATCGAATACAAAAAATTGAGCAGTTATTAAATATGGATTTAAATGATGCCGACAATCGCTTTATTTTAAAATTTTGTCTAATGATTAAAGATCTGATATGA
- a CDS encoding DUF917 domain-containing protein has translation MRYLDENAIKNIAVGAAVLGTGGGGDPYIGELMALQAIKEHGPVKMLEVDEVLDDALVVPIGMMGAPTVLFEKAPGENEAKNAFQLMEEHLGRKIFATMPIEIGGVNSLLPVAIAARLGLPIINVDGMGRAFPELQMVTFYLDGISNSPLVIADERGNTSILQTIDNHWSERIARNITVQMGGSSTVAQYSMSGKQVKNSGVAKSLTFAEGIGEIIRKSKQNPIQEVLSFTSGYLLFEGKVIDIDRKTSTGFARGIATIEGINEDKGKKLSLHFQNEFLLATENGKPVCITPDLICLLDNETGQPITTEGLRYGVRCTVIGIACNEKWRTEKGIETVGPRYFGYDLEYIPIEIITSEEVI, from the coding sequence ATGCGTTATTTGGATGAAAATGCAATAAAGAATATTGCGGTTGGAGCTGCGGTACTTGGTACGGGAGGCGGGGGTGATCCTTACATTGGAGAATTAATGGCATTACAAGCTATTAAAGAGCATGGTCCTGTAAAAATGCTTGAGGTTGATGAAGTACTAGACGATGCTCTTGTTGTACCGATTGGCATGATGGGAGCTCCAACTGTATTATTTGAAAAAGCGCCTGGAGAAAATGAAGCAAAAAATGCGTTTCAACTTATGGAAGAGCATTTAGGAAGAAAGATTTTTGCAACGATGCCGATTGAAATTGGTGGAGTAAATTCATTGCTTCCGGTAGCAATTGCTGCTCGCCTTGGTCTACCAATTATTAATGTTGATGGTATGGGAAGAGCTTTTCCAGAGCTACAAATGGTTACATTCTATCTAGACGGTATTTCAAATAGTCCTTTGGTCATTGCTGACGAACGAGGGAATACTTCCATTCTTCAGACAATAGATAATCATTGGTCAGAACGAATTGCTCGTAACATAACGGTTCAAATGGGTGGTTCTTCTACAGTTGCTCAATATTCCATGTCTGGAAAGCAAGTGAAGAATAGTGGTGTAGCTAAAAGTTTAACGTTTGCTGAAGGGATAGGAGAAATTATTAGAAAATCAAAACAAAATCCGATTCAGGAAGTATTATCTTTTACAAGTGGCTATTTATTATTTGAAGGAAAGGTAATAGACATAGATCGGAAAACATCGACAGGTTTTGCTAGAGGAATTGCAACAATAGAAGGAATAAATGAAGATAAGGGAAAAAAACTATCCCTACACTTTCAAAATGAATTTTTATTAGCTACAGAAAATGGCAAGCCTGTGTGCATTACTCCTGATTTAATTTGTCTACTTGATAATGAAACTGGACAGCCAATTACGACAGAAGGCCTAAGATATGGAGTGAGATGTACAGTAATCGGCATTGCATGCAACGAAAAATGGAGAACAGAAAAGGGAATCGAAACGGTTGGTCCAAGATATTTCGGCTATGATTTAGAATATATACCAATTGAAATAATAACCAGCGAGGAGGTGATATAA